A portion of the Desmodus rotundus isolate HL8 chromosome 8, HLdesRot8A.1, whole genome shotgun sequence genome contains these proteins:
- the CYRIB gene encoding CYFIP-related Rac1 interactor B isoform X4, producing the protein MTNPAIQNDFSYYRRTLSRMRINNVPAEGENEVNNELANRMSLFYAEATPMLKTLSDATTKFVSENKNLPIENTTDCLSTMASVCRVMLETPEYRSRFTNEETVSFCLRVMVGVIILYDHVHPVGAFAKTSKIDMKGCIKVLKDQPPNSVEGLLNALRYTTKHLNDETTSKQIKSMLQ; encoded by the exons ATGACAAACCCTGCCATACAGAATGACTTCAGCTACTATAGAAGGACACTGAGTCGGATGAGGATTAATAATGTCCCA GCAGAAGGGGAAAACGAAGTAAATAATGAATTGGCAAATCGAATGTCTTTGTTTTATGCTGAGGCAACCCCAATGCTGAAAACCTTAAGTGATGCCACAACAAAATTTGTATCAGAG AATAAAAATTTACCAATagaaaataccacagactgtCTAAGCACCATGGCTAGTGTGTGCAGAGTCATGCTGGAAACACC GGAGTACAGAAGCAGATTTACAAACGAAGAGACAGTGTCATTCTGCTTGAGGGTAATGGTGGGCGTCATAATACTCTATGACCATGTACATCCCGTGGGAGCATTTGCCAAAACTTCAAAAATTGAT aTGAAAGGTTGTATCAAAGTTCTAAAGGACCAGCCTCCTAACAGTGTAGAAGGTCTTCTCAATGCTCTcag GTACACAACAAAACATTTGAATGACGAGACTACCTCGAAGCAAATTAAGTCCATGCTGCAATAA